TGTTCTTTTTGCGGAAAGCACACATCGGAGAAGTGCAGTCTTCTCTCTGGCCGGAAACGACATGGGAGGAAGTCCGCAGGAAACACGTTTCTCTTCTGTAAAATCAGAAGAGAAACTCTCTGGCCGGCTCCCGGTGTATCAGCCAATCTGTGAGAACCGCCCGGGCCAATCTGAAACAGGTATTGCAACGATTCGCATAGACCATGTACTTTTCCTGCTTACCATGTCTGTCATAAAAAAGACTTGCTATTTTGAACAAACATGGTATAATAGCATAGTAAAGACACATATGCAGGATTAGTACATCGGTAGTATGTCAGCTTCCCAAGCTGAAGAGGCGGGTCCGACTCCCGTATCCTGCTTTGACAGACGTTAAAAAAAGAATCTCGGACTGAGATTCTTTTTTTTGTTGCAGTCAGCCCTTTCGGAAAATGCCGAGCAGGCGCAAAAGCCGACAACAGATCATACCTGGCCCGGCTACATGTTTTGCCCTTCAGAAAATGATGCAAAAATGATACAACTTTGATGCCATTCTGATGGCTTGAAACGGTATCTTATCATACATACACTACTTATTTTATTGCAAGAGTACATCAGAACGGAGGATTTTATGAAAGAACGTAAACGCTGGTTGTGCCTGTTGTGCACACTCCTGATCCTGCTTTCCTCTTCTCTCACCGTTTATGGAGAAGAGGCCGGAGAAACGCCAAATGCCAATGTCATCAAAGACGGAGAACTGGATTCTTATTTTGTCGTTAAGGACCGCACACTGGCCCCTTACTTCGTCGTCAAAGACGGAGATCCGTCCATTGACCGTTTTCCTTTGAAGGATACAACCGTGGTGGCAAATGTCAACGGGATCATCGCCGATGTATATGTGACCCAGACATATGTCAATGAGGGGACAAACCCGATCAATGCAAGCTATGTTTTCCCTGCCTCCTCAAGCGCTGCCGTCCACGGTCTGAAGATCACAGTCGGGGATCAGACCGTGACCGCCCAGATCAAAGAAAAAGAGGAAGCCAAAGAAGTGTTTGAAGAAGCGAAAAGTGAGGGAAAAGTTGCTACTCTCATGGAACAGCAACGCCCTAATGTGTTCACGATGGACGTCGCCAACATTATGCCTGGTATGACTACAAGCATCGAACTACACTACACAGAGATGATACAGCCTCTGGAAGGCCTTTATGAATTTTCCTTTCCCACAGTAGTCGGACCGCGCTATGTCAGCGCTCCGAAAGAAGGAGAAAGCGCCAAAGACAATAGCTGGGCCGCCAGCCCCTATCTGCATGAAGGGGAGACCCCGGACGGTACTTACAACATCACCGTCAACCTTTCCGCCGGTGTGCCGGTCACGGAGCTGTCTTGCAAGACTCACAAAGTCAACGTCATAAAAGGGGACGAGACCGCCGCCTGTATCACCCTTGCCGATTCCGAAGATTATGCCGGCAACCGTGATTTCATCCTGCAATACCGGCTGACCGGAGAGGCCGTACAGAGCGGCCTGTTGCTGGCCCCGGGAGAAGCGGAAAACTTCTTTATGCTGACTGTCCAGCCTCCGCAGCGTTATCAGCCGGAAGAGATTCCTCCGAGAGAATATATTTTCGTACTTGACATTTCCGGTTCCATGTACGGGCATCCGATTGACACCGCAAAATCACTGATCAGCGATCTCGTGAGCAGCCTGAATGCGACAGACAGCTTTAATCTGATTCTGTTCTCCGACGAATTTTACCAACTGGCACCCGCCTCGCTGCCTGCCAATGCCGAAAATATACAGCTGGCTATCCATCTCATTGAAAAGCAGGAAGGATGCGGCGGCACAGAGATGACGCCGGCACTGCAGCAGGCACTTGCCATCCCGGCAGACCCCAATACTGCCCGCAGCATCGTAACGATCACCGACGGCTACATTTGTGATGAGCAGGAGATTTTCCGCACAATCAATGAGAACATGGGGACGACGAGTTTCTTTTCCTTCGGTATCGGAACTTCTGTCAATACTTACCTGACCAAAGGAATCGCCACCGCAGGCCTGGGAGAATCTTTTGTCGTCACCAATGAAGCCGACGCACAGGCTTGTGCGCAGCGATTCCGCAATTATATCAGCGCACCGCTTCTCACGAATATTCAGATAGAGTATGACGGCTTTGACGTATACGATGTGGAACCTTCCGTCCCCTCGACCCTCTTCGCCCAGAAGCCAATCGTTCTCTTTGGAAAATGGCAGGGCGAGCCTTCCGGTACAATCAAAGTCACCGGGAAATCCGGTAATGCAGACTATCTGCAGGAGATTCCTGTGAAGGATGGCAAAGTCTGTGAAAACGCGGAGACACTGGGACTCCTCTGGGCCCGCTCCCGTCTGCAGAGACTGACCGATTATGGCTGTACACCGGATAATCCCGATACCAAAGCGGAAGTGACAAGGCTCGGCCTTACTTATAACATGATGACCTCATACACTTCGTTTGTCGCAGTAATCGACACAGTTGTCAATCCGGATGCGGCGGCAACAGACGTAGAACAGGCCAACCCGCTGCCGCTTGAAGTTTCCGACCTGGCCGTAGGCTCCGGCTATTCTTATTACTCAGAGCCCGGAATCTTCCTCACGCTGTTTATGGCTACAGTCGTTATATTATTCATACCGCTTCGCCGCAGGCGGAACATTCATCAATAACATATGCTACATATTTTCGAAACAGCATTTGATAACATTTGATATTCCTCAAAATCATCTTGCCGCATTATGACACAGGCAGACACTTTTGCAGCCAAATCACACAACTATGAGAAGGAAACACACATGAACATCAGTACGTTACAGATAAAATACAAATCATTACTCCTTGAAAACTTCATATACTATCTTGTGGGTTTCCTTCTTATATTTTGTCTCAAACTTTTTTACAGCAGGGCCGCAAGCGAATCGCTTTCCTGGATTCTCGCCCCCACCGCTCTCTGTGTCAGCCTGTTCACAGGCATTCCGTTTACCGCACAGCCCGGCGCAGGATATGTCAATCACAGTCTGCGGTTTATCATCGCCCCTTCCTGCAGCGGACTCCAGTTTATGATCGTCGTCACCGCCCTCCTTCTGTTTTCCTTCGTACACCGTACGAAAAGAAAAATCACCTGGAGCCTGTTTGTCCTCTGCTTCTCCTTCCTGTACACGATACTGGTCAACAGCCTGCGGATTACTCTGGCGATCTACATCCCCCTTTATTTTCCTGCGCTCACCCACTATGGCGTTCTCACTCCGGAGAGACTTCATACCCTGATCGGCACCGTCATCTATTTCTCCGCTCTGCTCATCGCTTACCGCGCCGGTGAATCGATCTGCCGGGCAAATACAGATAAGACAACGCCTCACAGCGCACTCGGCCTTTTCCTTCCCGCTTTTTGGTACTTTTTCATCGTACTCGGACTGCCGTTTCTCAATCATGCCTACCGGAAAGAGCGGGAACAGTTCACCGAATATACGGCTTTGATCGTCTGCAGCTGCCTGGCCGTCGCCTGTTTTCCACTTCTGCGACTTCTTCTGAAAGCACTCGGAAAGCAGCGCAAGGCAGACGCCTGTCTTCCCGCTGACTCGCTCTCCCATGCAGCGCCGCGCAAAGCATTTGACACTCCTGCATACAAATGATAAAGTTGACATATAGCCCGGCATATAAGGGTGCGACAGGAGAAGACAGACAATGGAAAAGACCGGCATTGTGACCGACAGCCACAGCAGCATTACACAAAAACAGGCAAAGGAACTGGGCATTTTTGTCCTTCCGATGCCTTTTTACATTGATAACGCATGTTATTACGAAGATGTAACCCTGTCCCGGGAAGAATTTTTCCGGGAACTGAATCGCGGTGCGGAGATTACGACCTCCCAGCCCGCTCCGGCACAGGTGATGGAGTACTGGGACAAAGCACTGGCACACTATGAGCAAATCTTATATATTCCCATCAGCAGCGGACTGTCCGGTTCCTGTGCCACCGCCTGCGCCATGGCGCAGGAACCGCTTTACAGAGACAGGGTCTTTGTCGTTGACAACGGCCGGGTGTCCGCACCCCTTCACTGTACGATCCTCGATGCCCTTGATCTGATCGCCAGAGGATACTCTGCCGGTGAGATCCGCCGGCTTCTGGAACAGTATCGGGATAAAATGGTCATCTATGTCGGCGTGGACACGCTGGAACATCTGAAAAAAGGCGGCCGCGTCACACCTGCCGCCGCTGCCATCGGCACCGTTCTCAATATTAAGCCTGTACTCAGATTTGATGTGGGAACGCTGGAACCTTTCAAAAAATGCCGGGGCTTCCACAAAGCAAAAAAAGTCATGCTGGAAGCAGTGCGGCACGACCTGACGACCCGCTTCGCAGACTGGTATGAACGAGGCGATTTTCACCTTCTTGCGGCCTCCAGCGCCGCGCAGGAGGACACAGAGCAGTGGCTGTCCGAGATCCGGGAATATTTCCCCGGCACTGAAGTGATATGCGACGCTCTGTCTCTCGGCGTATCCGCCCACATCGGCTACGGCGGACTGGGCATCGGCTGCTCCTGTAAGCCGCATACACTTCCAAAATGAAACGAATAAATCAGCAATTCTTTGACCCGTTTTCCCGTTATCGTAGCCAGCGCCTCCCCATAATAGGCAAGCTGAGTCTGATAGCGGGAGATCAGTTCTTCTTCCCGGTCCACGCGGTCAGTCTTATAATCAAGCACAACGATCTCCCCGTCCTCTTCCCAGCAGACATCGATAATTCCCTGGATAAGCACAGTCTCTCCGGCAGGGAATTCCTCTCTCACCCGGTTTGCCGGCAGGCCGAGCATAAAAGGCTGTTCCTTTTTCAAAAGGCCCTTTCTGTCGGCCCGTCTCATGCGGCCGGCGACATCCGTCAGCAGAAAATCCGCAATCTTAGCCGCATAGATGCAATCTCTCTCCTCCTCCGTCATCTTCCTGTCTGCCATAAACCGCTCCAGTAATTGATTGACTATATCAGTCATCTCTTTTTTCGAAACGTTTTGCGGAATATCAGCAAAGTCAAGCAGTTCCATCGCCCGGTGAAAGGCGCTGCCTCTGACAGAACCGGTGAGTCTTTGCTCCTCCCGGCAAAAGCGCGGCACATGGGCCTCTTTCTCCTCCGTGTCAAACAGATGCGCCGCTCCTTCCGTCGCCTCCGTCATTTTCTCCATCTTCAGCTCAGATACCGTCGTCTTGGTATACAGCTCTGACAGATTCCACGGATAACGGTATGCGAACCGCTGTTCGAACAACTGCTTCCACTGCTCTACGTACCCTTCCGCTTCATACTCTTCCAGACGCCGGCGTCTGTAACTGTCCAGGACTGCGGCCTCCACCTCATCCTTTTTCAGCTCCGATGCCTCTATCACCCGGATTCGCTCAGCCACAGGAAGAAGAAAATCCAGGAGACTTCCAGCCGTAGACAGTGTCAGAAAGGAGCTCTTACTTCCCTGGCCGGTCCACCCTTTTGCTGTCTCTGTCCTGCCAAGCGCCGTCAGTTTCATCGCAGGCTCCGAGATGCAGCCGGTGAGGATCAGCTTTTCTCTGGCTCTGGTCATCGCCACATATAAGATGCGCAGTTCTTCTCCCAGATTATCGAGCTGCTGCCTGCGTGCCAGCACATTTCTGCGCAGCGTCGTCCGCTGCAACCGCTTCCGTATATCGACATACTCACAGCCTAGCCCCATATCAACATCCATCAGCAGACTCTTCGCCTGATCCTGCACCGGGAACCGCTTTGCCAGCCCGGCCACAATGCACACCGGAAACTCCAGTCCCTTACTCTTATGGACGCTCATGATACGCACCACGTCCGCATACTCATCCGTGACACCGGCCACACCGTAGTCGACCTCATATTTCTCGAGCTGTTCCATATAACGGATAAAGGCAAACAGGCCATGGCTCCCGGTCTTTTCGAACTCTGCCGCTTTCAGCAGCAGCATTTCCAGATTGGCCCTGCGGATGTCCCCCTCCGGAAATGCTGTCATATACTGCATGTAACCGGTCTCCGCCATTACCTCCCGCAAGATCTGCCTGACCGGCTCGAAGACGGTCTTCCCGCGATACGTCTGAATCAGACTCAGGAACTTTCGCCCTTTTCCCTCTTTTTCCTCTGCATCCGCACTCTCACACAGCGCTTCATAGAGCTTTTTTTTGGGAGAAGCCGCACGCAGCTGCGCGATTTCCTGCTCGGTAAATCCACCGACCGAAGAAGTCATCACACCAAACAGCGGAATATCCTGCAAAGGATTGTCCAGAATCCGCAGAAAGTGCAGCATCGTCCTGATCTCCTGAGAGGAAAAGTAACCGGTAGACGAAGCCCGGTATGCAGGAATCCCATATTGCTTGAGTATATTTTGCATCGTCTCATCCCAGCCGACGTTCGAACGCAGCAAAATCGTAATATCTCCATAGCGGACGGGCCGCAGCAAGCCGCTCTCTGTGTCCGTCACCTGGTGGTCCTGCAACAGACGGCGAATCCGCCGGGCTACCAGATGCGCCTCCTGCTCCGCCGCAGGCAGGCTCCCTTCCTCTCTGGCAAGCAAAAGCAGCTCCGCACCGGCCTTCTCATATGGCGGATAAACCGCCCCCGGATAGAGCGCCGCCTCCTCATCATAGGCAACACCGCCCAGTTCCTCTCCCATGATCCTGGAAAATATGTCATTGACTTCATCAGTCACTTCTTTGCGGCTGCGGAAATTTTTATGGAGACTGATCTTTCGCCGATCCCCTTCCGTCTGATAATTCCTGTATTTCTCCATGAAGATCTCCGGCCTTGCCAGCCGGAATTTATAGATACTCTGCTTCACATCCCCGACCATAAACCGGTTATATCTGCCCGTCTCTTCCCCGGAAATACTCTGCAGCACATATTCCTGCACGAGGTTGCTGTCCTGGTATTCGTCGATGATGATCTCCTGAAAATAATCCTGGTACTCCCTGGCCGTTTCCGAGGGGATATGTCCCCCTTCCGGCGTCTCTTTCAGTAAAATCTCCAGTGCATAATGCTCCATATCACTGAAATCGAGCAGATTTTTCTCCTGCTTTTTCTCTGTCATCCTCCGGCTGAATTCCAGTGTCAGCGACACAAGCGTCCGCACAATACCGCTCCCGGCCTGCATTTCGCTGATCTGCTCTGAAAAGGGCAGAAAGAAATACCGTTTCTCCGCCTTGTCCAGCGCCTCCTTCACCTCTGTCCGCATCGCTTTCACAAGTTCCCGTTTCTCCAACGATACCGTCTCGTCCTTTTTCGAGGGCAGACGGCCGAATGTGATCCCGGCCACCGCCTCCCCGTACGCCCGAAAAGACTCTCTGTCCGCGGCGCAGGCCAGCATCTCCCGCTCCTTCTCCAGAAGCGGCGCATACATATATGGTCCGTCCGGCTGCCCGCATACGGAGAGCGCCCGTTCCAGATGCGACACACAGGCTGACAGCAGCTTTCTCAGATCTTCTCTGGCAAACGCAAGCCAGTCCGCGGCCTCCGCATCTTCGGCATCTTCCGGTGCATATCCGCGCGCTGCCTCCTGCAGCCACTGCTCCGGAAACGGATGACTGCGCGAAAACTCATAGAGGCGGAGGATATGCTCCGCCAGCGCCTTTTCGTCCCCGCCCGCATGAAAGCTCTCCACACAGGTGAGAAATTCCCCGTCTTTCTGCGCAAAATGGTCTTCCATCAGCGCCGTCATCACCTCGCCCCGCAGGAGTTTCAGTTCTCCTTCATCCGCCACACGAAAGCCCGGATCGAGGCCGATGTCATTGAAATTATTGCGGATCACGAACAGGCAAAAGCTGTCGATCGTCGTGATCTGCGCGTTATGGAGCAGCGTCATCTGTCTTTGCAGATGCTCGTTATCCGGTTCTTCTTCCAGACGCCTGCCAAGCGCTGCGCTGATCCGCTCCCGCATCTCCGCCGCCGCCGCATTGGTAAACGTGACGATCAGCAGACGGTCAATGTCCACCGGCCTCTGCGGATCGCTGACCATGCGCACGATCCGCTCCACGAGCACAGCTGTCTTCCCACTGCCGGCGGCTGCGGAGACGAGAAGGCTGCACGCTCTGGCATCAATGACCTCCTGCTGTTCCTGCGTATAGGATATTCCTGCCTTGCTCCCCATCTCACTCCTCCTCTTCCTCCTGCATCTTTGTGAGCGCCTCTTCCCGGGTCAGACTTTGCAGTTTATTCGTCTCATAACCTGCGAGCCGCCCGTTAAAGCCACACACACTCTTATAGACACAATAATCACAGCCCGTGTCC
The sequence above is a segment of the Lachnospiraceae bacterium JLR.KK008 genome. Coding sequences within it:
- a CDS encoding VIT and VWA domain-containing protein — its product is MKERKRWLCLLCTLLILLSSSLTVYGEEAGETPNANVIKDGELDSYFVVKDRTLAPYFVVKDGDPSIDRFPLKDTTVVANVNGIIADVYVTQTYVNEGTNPINASYVFPASSSAAVHGLKITVGDQTVTAQIKEKEEAKEVFEEAKSEGKVATLMEQQRPNVFTMDVANIMPGMTTSIELHYTEMIQPLEGLYEFSFPTVVGPRYVSAPKEGESAKDNSWAASPYLHEGETPDGTYNITVNLSAGVPVTELSCKTHKVNVIKGDETAACITLADSEDYAGNRDFILQYRLTGEAVQSGLLLAPGEAENFFMLTVQPPQRYQPEEIPPREYIFVLDISGSMYGHPIDTAKSLISDLVSSLNATDSFNLILFSDEFYQLAPASLPANAENIQLAIHLIEKQEGCGGTEMTPALQQALAIPADPNTARSIVTITDGYICDEQEIFRTINENMGTTSFFSFGIGTSVNTYLTKGIATAGLGESFVVTNEADAQACAQRFRNYISAPLLTNIQIEYDGFDVYDVEPSVPSTLFAQKPIVLFGKWQGEPSGTIKVTGKSGNADYLQEIPVKDGKVCENAETLGLLWARSRLQRLTDYGCTPDNPDTKAEVTRLGLTYNMMTSYTSFVAVIDTVVNPDAAATDVEQANPLPLEVSDLAVGSGYSYYSEPGIFLTLFMATVVILFIPLRRRRNIHQ
- the xrtK gene encoding exosortase K; this encodes MNISTLQIKYKSLLLENFIYYLVGFLLIFCLKLFYSRAASESLSWILAPTALCVSLFTGIPFTAQPGAGYVNHSLRFIIAPSCSGLQFMIVVTALLLFSFVHRTKRKITWSLFVLCFSFLYTILVNSLRITLAIYIPLYFPALTHYGVLTPERLHTLIGTVIYFSALLIAYRAGESICRANTDKTTPHSALGLFLPAFWYFFIVLGLPFLNHAYRKEREQFTEYTALIVCSCLAVACFPLLRLLLKALGKQRKADACLPADSLSHAAPRKAFDTPAYK
- a CDS encoding DegV family protein, yielding MEKTGIVTDSHSSITQKQAKELGIFVLPMPFYIDNACYYEDVTLSREEFFRELNRGAEITTSQPAPAQVMEYWDKALAHYEQILYIPISSGLSGSCATACAMAQEPLYRDRVFVVDNGRVSAPLHCTILDALDLIARGYSAGEIRRLLEQYRDKMVIYVGVDTLEHLKKGGRVTPAAAAIGTVLNIKPVLRFDVGTLEPFKKCRGFHKAKKVMLEAVRHDLTTRFADWYERGDFHLLAASSAAQEDTEQWLSEIREYFPGTEVICDALSLGVSAHIGYGGLGIGCSCKPHTLPK
- the addA gene encoding helicase-exonuclease AddAB subunit AddA — protein: MGSKAGISYTQEQQEVIDARACSLLVSAAAGSGKTAVLVERIVRMVSDPQRPVDIDRLLIVTFTNAAAAEMRERISAALGRRLEEEPDNEHLQRQMTLLHNAQITTIDSFCLFVIRNNFNDIGLDPGFRVADEGELKLLRGEVMTALMEDHFAQKDGEFLTCVESFHAGGDEKALAEHILRLYEFSRSHPFPEQWLQEAARGYAPEDAEDAEAADWLAFAREDLRKLLSACVSHLERALSVCGQPDGPYMYAPLLEKEREMLACAADRESFRAYGEAVAGITFGRLPSKKDETVSLEKRELVKAMRTEVKEALDKAEKRYFFLPFSEQISEMQAGSGIVRTLVSLTLEFSRRMTEKKQEKNLLDFSDMEHYALEILLKETPEGGHIPSETAREYQDYFQEIIIDEYQDSNLVQEYVLQSISGEETGRYNRFMVGDVKQSIYKFRLARPEIFMEKYRNYQTEGDRRKISLHKNFRSRKEVTDEVNDIFSRIMGEELGGVAYDEEAALYPGAVYPPYEKAGAELLLLAREEGSLPAAEQEAHLVARRIRRLLQDHQVTDTESGLLRPVRYGDITILLRSNVGWDETMQNILKQYGIPAYRASSTGYFSSQEIRTMLHFLRILDNPLQDIPLFGVMTSSVGGFTEQEIAQLRAASPKKKLYEALCESADAEEKEGKGRKFLSLIQTYRGKTVFEPVRQILREVMAETGYMQYMTAFPEGDIRRANLEMLLLKAAEFEKTGSHGLFAFIRYMEQLEKYEVDYGVAGVTDEYADVVRIMSVHKSKGLEFPVCIVAGLAKRFPVQDQAKSLLMDVDMGLGCEYVDIRKRLQRTTLRRNVLARRQQLDNLGEELRILYVAMTRAREKLILTGCISEPAMKLTALGRTETAKGWTGQGSKSSFLTLSTAGSLLDFLLPVAERIRVIEASELKKDEVEAAVLDSYRRRRLEEYEAEGYVEQWKQLFEQRFAYRYPWNLSELYTKTTVSELKMEKMTEATEGAAHLFDTEEKEAHVPRFCREEQRLTGSVRGSAFHRAMELLDFADIPQNVSKKEMTDIVNQLLERFMADRKMTEEERDCIYAAKIADFLLTDVAGRMRRADRKGLLKKEQPFMLGLPANRVREEFPAGETVLIQGIIDVCWEEDGEIVVLDYKTDRVDREEELISRYQTQLAYYGEALATITGKRVKELLIYSFHFGSVCGLQEQPMPSPP